The Clostridium sporogenes genome contains a region encoding:
- a CDS encoding rhodanese-like domain-containing protein yields the protein MKKTMKKISIFILSIAILFTLGGCKNSSSEKDTNKKGTSSTKKDITINEAKKIIKDDKSIFVDLRPTEEYIGWNIDGNKGGHIEGAIDFPKEWFSIIKDDKKLEKELARRNINKDKKIVLYSNKEVDTKIINKLNELGYKDVSVLKDGMNAWAKDKNLPVDKMDNYKVLVHPRWVEDLVNGKKPDTYDGRPYKIIHLSFGKEASDYEKGHIKGALHIDDSLNHIPGPRVLSQYKYISEDKKEKFWNRPSDKDIEKKLLDLGITKDTLVILYGPNMTAASRCAAVMMYAGVEDVRILNGGIKRWKLDSMPLEKGVNKPVAVKNFGTKIPANPNVLIDLDEELKIVNDKKSVVASIRSWPEYIGKVSGYTYIGEAGEIANARFGYAGSDPYHMEDYRNIDDTMFNYNIIRDRWKKWGITPDKRVSFHCGTGWRASETYMYALAMSWKNISIYDGGWYEWHLKKDTPRKEKGVPKDAPETPKFDY from the coding sequence ATGAAAAAAACAATGAAAAAAATTTCAATATTTATTTTATCTATTGCAATTTTATTCACGTTAGGTGGTTGTAAAAATAGCAGTTCTGAAAAGGATACCAATAAGAAAGGGACAAGCTCTACAAAAAAGGATATAACTATAAATGAAGCAAAAAAGATTATAAAAGATGATAAATCAATTTTTGTGGATTTAAGACCTACAGAAGAATATATAGGATGGAATATTGATGGAAACAAAGGGGGACATATAGAAGGTGCTATTGATTTCCCTAAAGAATGGTTTTCAATAATAAAAGATGATAAAAAACTAGAAAAGGAGCTAGCTAGAAGAAATATAAATAAGGATAAAAAAATAGTTTTATATTCAAATAAAGAGGTAGATACAAAAATAATTAATAAATTAAATGAATTAGGGTATAAGGATGTTTCAGTGCTTAAAGATGGTATGAATGCTTGGGCAAAAGATAAAAATTTACCAGTGGATAAAATGGATAATTACAAAGTATTAGTTCATCCCAGATGGGTTGAAGACTTGGTAAATGGGAAAAAACCAGATACATATGATGGGAGACCTTATAAAATCATTCATTTAAGTTTTGGAAAAGAAGCTTCAGATTATGAAAAAGGACATATAAAAGGGGCATTACACATTGATGACAGTTTAAATCATATACCAGGACCTAGAGTTTTATCTCAATACAAATATATATCAGAAGATAAAAAAGAGAAATTTTGGAATAGACCCAGTGATAAGGACATAGAGAAAAAACTTTTAGATTTAGGAATAACAAAGGATACATTAGTAATTTTATATGGACCTAATATGACAGCAGCCTCAAGATGTGCCGCTGTGATGATGTATGCAGGAGTCGAAGATGTTCGTATATTAAATGGTGGTATAAAAAGATGGAAATTAGATAGTATGCCTTTAGAAAAGGGAGTTAATAAACCAGTTGCGGTTAAAAACTTTGGAACAAAAATACCAGCTAACCCAAATGTTTTAATTGATCTAGATGAAGAGTTAAAAATTGTGAATGATAAAAAATCTGTGGTAGCATCTATTAGAAGCTGGCCAGAATATATAGGAAAAGTTAGCGGATACACATATATAGGAGAGGCTGGAGAAATAGCCAATGCAAGATTTGGATATGCTGGTTCAGATCCTTATCATATGGAAGATTATAGAAATATAGATGACACTATGTTTAATTACAATATTATTAGAGATAGATGGAAAAAATGGGGTATTACTCCAGACAAAAGAGTATCTTTCCACTGTGGTACAGGTTGGAGAGCAAGTGAAACTTATATGTATGCATTAGCAATGAGTTGGAAAAATATAAGCATATATGATGGTGGTTGGTATGAATGGCATCTTAAAAAAGATACACCTAGAAAAGAGAAGGGAGTACCTAAAGATGCACCAGAAACACCTAAATTTGATTATTAA
- a CDS encoding ornithine cyclodeaminase translates to METLKTKYIDLPTMAKYLRSVGPETVMERLIPYMEDDYKRWEDFQKMPRTAHHTDIGVLELMPIGDSELYSFKYVNGHPENPKHNYLTVMGIGLLAEVSTGFPLLLSELTLTTALRTAANSVMGAKYLARPDSKKMALIGNGCQSEFQALAFHHILGIEEIYCYDVDPAATDKLMDNLKNVKNLKLIKCNSTKEACKGVDIITTVTADKRNAIVITPDMVEPGMHINGVGGDCPGKTELDSEVLHMGDVYVEFEPQSRIEGEIQHMDEDFKVTEICNVIKTGKPIDRKPGEITIFDSVGFALEDFSMLRLMYDIAKEENIGEPQILVPKLENPKDLYSMLR, encoded by the coding sequence ATGGAAACATTAAAAACAAAATATATTGATTTGCCTACTATGGCCAAATATTTAAGATCTGTTGGTCCAGAAACTGTTATGGAACGTCTTATCCCATACATGGAAGATGATTACAAGCGTTGGGAAGATTTTCAAAAGATGCCAAGAACAGCACATCACACAGATATAGGTGTTCTTGAATTAATGCCTATAGGTGATTCAGAGCTTTATTCATTTAAATATGTAAATGGACATCCTGAAAATCCTAAACATAACTATTTAACAGTAATGGGTATTGGTCTTTTAGCAGAAGTATCAACTGGATTTCCATTGCTTTTAAGCGAATTAACATTAACAACTGCCCTTCGTACAGCAGCTAATTCAGTAATGGGTGCAAAGTATTTAGCTAGACCTGATTCAAAGAAAATGGCATTAATTGGGAATGGTTGCCAAAGTGAGTTCCAAGCACTTGCTTTTCATCACATATTAGGTATAGAAGAAATTTATTGCTACGATGTAGACCCAGCTGCTACTGACAAATTAATGGACAATCTAAAAAATGTAAAAAATCTTAAATTAATAAAATGTAACAGCACAAAAGAAGCGTGCAAAGGTGTTGATATTATAACAACTGTTACTGCAGACAAGAGAAATGCTATAGTTATTACACCAGATATGGTTGAACCAGGTATGCACATAAATGGCGTTGGTGGAGATTGCCCTGGAAAAACTGAATTAGATTCAGAAGTTCTTCATATGGGTGATGTATACGTTGAATTTGAACCTCAAAGTCGTATAGAAGGAGAAATTCAACATATGGACGAAGACTTTAAAGTAACTGAAATTTGCAATGTAATTAAAACTGGAAAGCCTATAGATAGAAAACCTGGTGAAATTACTATTTTCGATTCAGTAGGTTTTGCTTTAGAAGATTTTTCAATGTT